CCCACTGCTCACACTTCTTCTGTTCAGCATGACTTATACAGCACCACCTCACCACACTGTCCTCCAGTGAGCTACCTGAccccacacacacagaaattTAAGTTCAAGCTTATCCTTACCGAGGCTTTACTTATCATCTACAAGTTTTTACCTTCATGTCCAAGGCCCTTGAGCAAGGCTACATAGTCCAGTCCCAAAATCTGGCTTATGTCCACGTCGTTAATCGAAGCAAGTTTATCAGTCACATCTTTAAAGAGAAGGTCACTTCCACCATAGGTTGCCGATTCAAACAGTTGGAAGCGCTGGCGGTATTTACCCTTCCAGCCAAATGCCATCTTCAagagaaaatacaaaaaagacACTACAGTCTTATTAGTACTTACTGCCAAAGCACAACAGGAACATCTGAATTTTCCACAAATGACATTGGGCTTGTATTGGGTTAAAACTGGTAATTGATAAAAATAACccactaaaaaaaataattataaaaacttTTAGTCAAAAATTTAACATTAACTACACAAGTAGAActgatttttgtttaaatggtttaataaaaccatttttatgtaatttgttGCATTTAACTTGTTCAAAAAGTATATAAACAGAGTAAGAGATTTCAGGTTTGGGCCAAAAGTGGGTTTCACGCCCATGAAGTTCTTAGGAAAGATCGTCATACAAATACCTCGGCAGCTCCCAAAAACTTCCGAGCAATTTTGCGGTTGTTCAAACGTGTGACCACACCTCCTCCAGGGCCTCGTCCAAGATTGCACTTTCTGAAACTGCTTAGGGGAGCGTGTGTACCATCTGTACACAACAGCCTGAATTCATCTTTCTCACTATCTGTTAAAGAAGGATGACGAAAGTTGAAAGGAATAAAAATCAGTGCGATGTAATATTGTTTATAAATAAgatcatttaaaggggacatatcaatttttttttactttttcaatgtttaagtgctataattgggtccccagtgcttctatcaaccaaaaaaatgtgaaaaagatcaacccagtaacttgtgaaaaaatgtgaaaaaataggttattgaaatttggctcccctttagtgctgcctcacgattagtcgcgactaatcgtttgcagaataaaagtttttgtttacataatatatgtgggtgtactgaTAATCCTTAACACATAGAATAGTTTTCACTTCACAAGAAAAATCTTACTTTTAAGCTACACTGCGTCTGAAACTAATTATAaagaaatataatataaataataaaaaataataaataaatacatttatgaaaatacattttaagctCATCAggtaaccaaaaaaaaaaaaaaaaaaaaaaacgaaccgTGCACGtgcaattaacataaataaaagtttttgtttacataatatatgtgggtgtactgtgtataataattatgtttatataaatacacacacataaatgtataattttaagaaaaaaatatatttatataataaatatttatatttatatataatatagattatatataaatataaacatgtatatacacatgcaaatgtttcttaattatatacatgcatgtgtgtatgtgtatttatacataattattatacacagtacacccacatatattatgtaaacaaaaacttttattctgcaaacaattagtcgcgactaatcgtgaggcagcactactccccttgtgatgtcagaaggggataataccgctgCTTAATctgcacctacaaagtggcaattttaacatgctgtaataaattatttatggtattttgagctagaacttcacatatgtactctgggaacaccaaagatttatttgccatcttaaaaaagtcttgtgaaatgtcccctttaaaataaaagtttattattgGATTAACCATCTATGCTGTCTAGTGCTGTGTGGTCCACAAAGGCAACATCTCCTGCCCCTGACTGCAGACATCTATGAGAATAACAGTGTTAGTTTAAGACTCCAAAGAAGTTTATCCACAATATATATTTGGTTATGTAATAGTAGGTATGTTTAGTATCTTAACCTGAGTGCTCCTTGGTTGTGGTAGAAGGGCTCGCTGTGAGAGGTCTCACAATGGAAATTCTTCTGACGGATATATGATCTTTGACCCTTGCACAAAGAACAGAGACTGGGTGCCATTGCAGCTGCTCCGGGAACACAGCTGGCATTGAAGAAACTACTAACCGCTGACATTACAATAAAATATGAGCATTGACacaatgtaaaaaagatttgtaaaaaTTGTGTAagctaatatttttaagttgaaataactcaAAATTTCAAGGCAACCATGCAACTCACTTTTTCAGCACATTTCAGAACACTATCATGCACTTTAATGTGAAACAGCTtttataacacatttattttataaagtgACTTTCCATACTAACATGAAGCCATACTGAAGTAATGGAGGACTCTATATgtgacttttgcacagtattaTAAAGTTTTCTGGATTATTCTTTTAAAAAACTAATGTCTTGTGATTGGTTACCTTGACTAAGGGGCTCATCTTCACCCCAGGGCAGTAGGTTACGAGATACCAGGTGTCCTAAAGGCAGACTCCAGCCTGCTGTCCAGCGAGCTCCACTGTGACAGCTCCTACTGCCCTTTAAAGAGCGCATGTCTATTGAACTATCATTCCTCACCACAGCAACAGCAAGAATACAGCCACCTGAGAAATTACTCAACAATTATTTGGAGAAAAATCTGGCTTGCAAACAATGCCCACAATGTTAAATTCACAATGAATaacatgaaaaatatatttttatagtggCCTCAGACTAGATAAAGACAAAACTGATTTTTACATGACAACAACTACCATCTTTGTAGATTTCCTTTGCAATTGTTGTAAGACCAAACTGTTTGACTGCAGAATAAAGCTCTCCAGCATCCAGAGTCACCAGGTCAGCTTTATTATCCTGACAGAGGAAAGCAGATCTtgataattaataaaattaggGTTTTTAAGATTGGCAAGGTTAAGTTGTAACCCACCCTTATCTTATTAATGCAGTCAACCGTGCTGTAAGCTTTCACGCAGGAGAGGCGCGCGAACGCCGCGAGAACTGCAGGTGTGAGCGCCTGCGCCAGCGCTTTGGCGAGCTCCGCGCACTTTCGGTGCTCCGGCTCTGACACGGTACACCAGCGCATCTTTTTTCCTGAAAGCAGTAAAACacttatttcatatttaaacaaaaacatataatGGGTCACATtcacaaatcaaatgttttggGATAAGGAAATAATCCTTAACACACAGAATAATTTTCACTTCACAAGAAAAATCTTACTTTTAAGCTACACTGCGTCTGAAACTAATTATAaagaaatataatataaataataataaataaataaatttatgaaaatacattttaagctCATCAGGTAACCAAAAAAAAACGAACCGTGCACGTGCAATTAACATTTCCACAACATTCAACAGCTTTTACCAAATAAACGATTTGTTGCGGAAATGTTCATCTTGATTTTTCTTATTCCCATTAGATAAATTGccaatataatatatttttgatatattttattatctaCCACACATTATCGTAATATTTTAACCTGAGCAATGCAATATAATGAATCAAATAGGTAAATATTTTTCTGCTTTCCTTAATTTTATTGGGAAATCGCACTTACTTACCAAAGCAGGTGATAGAGCACAGCAATAATATGACTACAGCACACGCTTTCTTCATGATAGCCTTAGGAATCAATGCTGGAAAACTTTAAGAATCAGTATTCCTGTCGTAAAATCACCAAAGGATCGGGCATGTCGTCTCCTGAAGATCTCTAAATGTGCGCCTTTTTGAAAGCATGCGAGTGTTTTCAAAGCAAAGAGTACTTATAAGAAATGTGCGCATATGGAAAATATTACTGTGTCACGTGGACAAGTTTAGTCCAGACATATTTCCCATTTCCACTGCGTATTCTGTATGGAATGACCTTACTGTTTACTATCAATTAAACTGCAGATCAtccattttaaagtcaaatattTCAACATTTTGCACAGTCAACAAGATTTGTATTCAAGTTGGCATGGAATGCTCATTATTTGTCAGATTATATTTAGTTGAGAGATTAAAAAGAATCCTAAATGagatatttctttaaaaacaacaaaatatgtgaattattagacatttttatttttttttaattaaaaagaaacacattttacaaaagtttagaacaaataaatataacttGATTATACAACAAATAAATACCATACATATCCccaaaattatattaaatggCATAATCCATATCATGTCTGTGTATTGAAATTTGATGGTAGTAGTTGAGTCTGGATGGTGTGAACTCTGGCAGCATGGCGTATCATGGTGGGTTTCTGCTTGTTTAGTTTCACAGACAGAGAAGTAATGCGCCTCTCAAGCTGCACAGAAGATCATAACAAGATgcttaataaataaacacaggAACAAATAATTCAATGAAACCAATACACATATGCCCCAAGGCAGCAATGACAAGCATAAATTCataataaagaattaaatatcAAGATTGCATAATGTATgcattataatttattataccGTGCATACATCGAAGTAAAGGGGTTATGCAATCTTTACAGATGGTTTTGAAAGTCTTAGATTTACGTTTATGCTTTATCTACAAAAATATGCGTGTTAAATGTGAAACACCGGTATGCTCTGTACAGTAGTGTAGTCTGTGTTTCATCCTCTTATTTTATGTATCctttacagtactgtatgtagaAAGATGTACGTGCATGATTCAGTGTTTGAGAACGACAGACTTGTACTGATACCTCATTTATTTcctgtaatatattttctctttCCTCGGTTTCTCCTTCAATGCCTGTTGTTTGGAGCCAGTTACTCAGGACCTTTTGGAGCTGACGCCATGCActacacacacagatacacacacacgcagtgatGCTTTCCCCcagaacaaatgttttattaaagccCAAAATGGCACTGATAAACATTCCCTTCAATCACATTTACCACAAAGGCACTTGCAGAAATATTTTTACCTCATTAGTCCTTCAACTGGAGCAGACAGAAATATTCACATTAAAAGCCAGGTGTTTTTTCAGTGCTTCACCAGTCAAACTATTGTCGAAGTATCAGTTTACATTAgccaaatacaaaaaaagttCAAGTAATAAAAtaccaaaaacataattttctaAACTTCAGTTCCAAATACAGAAGATTTGTGACTTTCATCAGGATACTTTCTCTTCACgcttttgtaaatattttactaattttatggatgaaataaaacttttgataaaaaattcttaatgaATGATATTTATATTTAGGTTGTGGTAAAATAATTCTCAATATTGCACATACTCCACAGCACAATTGACTTACTGTAGCTGTTTTCTGTCTTGTTGGTATTGTTGCATTTCCATTCTAATATCTAGAAGTTCTTTAGTGAGGTTCTCGGTTTGATCCGATTCTGCTTCAACATCCaactcctcctcttcctcaagTACTCTCTCATAAAGACCTACAGCCAAGGAGAAGATAAGACCTTTCAATATATCACTGAATTAATAATTCAGAACTCTACTTTATATTATGAAAGATGTTATTTACCTTGTGGAGGTGACAATCCAGAACCAAGAGAAGGATCCGTATGTCTTAAACTTGTTTTCTGTAAGACATGAATACATGTAGTATCACTATTAGTTTTAAAAACTTATTTGTTTAGACTTTAAAGAAAGCTAGGTGGGTGTTTATGTACTTGTAAGCCAACACAAAAGGCAAATACTTTCAGTAAAGTGCCAGGTTGAGTTGTCATATCTACTCATTTTCCTTgataacataattattatattaattttaattaatagaaatgaaaataaaaagcttAATTTGATAGCAACCCTACCATATACTAAAAACAAAGAATAATTACAAATTACATAATGAATGATTACCTTGCTGTGTGTTTCCATGACAGTAAATGAAGAAGGTGGCAGCAGTACGTCCTGGCTGGTAGTGGCCATATATCCTGGACGGCCAGTTTTGAGGGGCAGGATCGTAGGTTTTAGTGCTGATGTAGGTGACTCCAGTGGGTTGGGGGTAAAAGGGATTGAGATCAAAGGTGATGGAAAGAGATGATTCATGGTAGAGACTGAGGCAAACTCAGTCTGTTGTACAGATGTCCTCTGACCACTGCAGCAGCACAGAAAAATGTCATTGTTATTTGAATATAGGTATAGAAAAGTTGTGCTCAAACGATTAAAGACCcaagtaagtgtgtgtgtgtgtgtgtgtgtgtgcgtgcgcagtACACCTGTTGATTTTGGGGTGCTGTGGCAGATGTTTGACTGGTGATTGCAGAAGATCATCCGGTCTCCTTGGTTGGAGTCTAGCTGCTCGGACCGACAACCTATTAACAGGACAGGGGGATTTAAATACTTAAGAGAAGttgataagattttttttcaacgTTTCAActcttttcaatttttttttcatttttacaatattaattttcaaGTGTGACTAAAATGTATCTGtgatgttttagctcaaaatactccacagatttGTTACAGCAtttccaaaatgcccctatttgggtgggactAAAAATGCGCTGTTATGTGTACCTATGTCATGGGCAGGGCTTTATCATTGTGATGTCACAATAACAAGAGAATCatatgtctaatgagactgcttagGTTTCATTgggattataataaatattaagtaAGTATCACATCCTTAGTGTTTTCGTATATGTTGGAATGATGAGAATTTGCATAAGAATTAACTTACAGCTGGTTGATGACTGAATCTTTCTGCTTCTGCTCTGCTGCTTGGCTCATGATAGGACAGGGTGTGTGGTCTTCGGGCAGAAAGAAAGACACACTCTTCTTTTGATTGCTGTCTTTAGACAGGACTTCAGCAGGCTTACACAGTGCTCGCTGCTTCCATCGTATGGCACATCGCCTTACCACCTCCTGTATCCGCCGACAACTCTGTATGTGATACATATTATGTTACATTaatacaaacacatgcacacagacGTAGTGGTTATGTAgcttaatataatataatggctattaatattaaacattatactagtgatgtttctttacattttctttacatcaagctcaaattcattgcattttcctggtctcttttgattgacaggatatattcTCCATGATAATACCCATTATTGGCCGTACAGTActatgcaaaagtcttaggccaccaccaccagacttgttgttttaaaagttttagtgtccatccatatttatttttcaatctattttattaagatacaaacagaaaatacaggaaatatgataaaaaaattaaaaacttaattACGTATTGTGACCTCTtctggcactaaacacatcttgagcgtttttgagcagaatgaaatcaaatttctttaaaattaggatttaattttatttaggtttaagagatcctgcagtttcctgctattgctcaagtggaaggggagtttactcttaaaacttgacacatcagtttaaatttgtatacagtttttaatactttatacacatttcctatattttctggatgtattctattaaagagactgagaaacaattatatatatatgatcactatatcattgcaaaaacaacaaatctaattctggcatggtgatctaagacttttgcacagtacggTATCTTTATACGGTATCTTTATACggtatagatagatagatagatagatagatagatagatagatagatagatagatagatagatagatagatagatagatagatagatagatagatagatagatagatagatagagagatagagagatagatagatatgcaCATAGACAAGAACCTGTTCGTGGTTGTGCAGAGCCATATTTGTTGTGAAAGCGCTCATATGTGCGGTGTTTGTGAGGATATGTGTGACACCCTCCCTCAACAGTTCATCTCTGTAAAACTGAGCTGCCTCGGCCAATCGTTTCTGTTTTCTCTGTCGATCTGCGACCCAGAGCCGCCACACACAAAACACctgaaaacaaaacatacagacCAATATGAAGAAACAGTTAGACGATGCATTAGGAAAACTGTTATCTAGCCTCACCTTGCCCTGTAGGTTAAGGGACCAATGCCAAAGTGCGGTCTCTGTTAGCTCCGCCTCTCTTCTTCTGTTCTGCAGCTGTGTCAAACATTCAGACCGACATTACAATATAGGGCTCAAAGAGATTACAATCAATCATGCAGCACCagctaaaaaataattcaactTCACTTTGTAATAAGTGAGGCCATACAAGAGCTTTATTGTCACAAATACAgctactgtatatacatttttaaattgtcCACCAATAGCACCGATTTAAGCAGactattttgaaatataatatGAAATCAcactgactaaaataacatAGCGTATAACTGAAAACTTTGTAAAACTTTGTAAATCCAGTTAATAAAAACTTCACCTGTGTCCTCCAGCAGATAAAAAAGCGTTGACAAATCCTCAATCTGTAAACCTCACTGCTTCTTTTTTCCATGACCTGACAACCacacataaaaacatatttagttATTTACATATCATGTAAATTCAAATATCAGACTAACAATTTTGATATGTAGAGTTGGAAAGGTACCTGATAGTTTTTTTGATGTTGAATATTAATGCTCCAGGTGCTGAGGACACTTTTACCCAGCGTTCTGCTATAGTGTCTGCTGGCCCTCTCATTCGCCAATCTCTCATTTTTTGCCTCCCGGCTTCGTTCCCTCCATTGTCTCAAAAACCCCTGAATGCGCACTGTAACAGCACACAGATAATCCTGACACTGCATTTCATCAGTCATATCAATAGTACAGATCTTTCTTCAACATACATGTATTCCAATAATAGATTTATTGCAGAGACTACAAAAAGTGGCATTTATATAACCAAATTACATTTATCCAGATGTATCCGAGCTTGTCTCAGGGCTTCCTCCTGTTGGCCACGGTGCAGAATTGCAGTTAGTGTTCTCCGTCTCCATGCCAGAAACACCTATCAATAAAAATCATTCAAATTATcacaaaatgtcaaaaaaaagaaCTACACATAGAAATAAGACTACATGTATTTGAGTAGTGACTTTAGGAATGAGCACCTGAGACCGAAGACGTTTTTGATAGTAGCATTGCACTTCGATTTCCTTTTTTTTCTCCGCCATCAAATGTGACACGTTTGTCCTCCATAGACTGAACATTTTCCTGCAAAACAAAAAGTGAAATAGAGATATTCGAAAATTGATCAAATTTGACAATAATGAACATAATATACGATACCTGAGCAGGTTCTGCTGATGTTCCTGGTAGCGTTGTTCGACGTTTTGTTCGATCAACTGAGTCTGCCAATGATATCGCTGCATACATGCATTTAAAACATCTTCAGGTATCAGTTTTGAAACTGTCCAATACTgaacattgatttattttataaataaataaatataagttTTTTTCCCCAATCTTATTTTCTTCACGTTGTTAACAAAATAATTGTGGTTTTCATACCTTCCAAGCTTCCAGAGTAGATTGGAGCAGTCTGCTTTGGTAATGTTCCTCCATTTGTGCAAGTCTCTTTCTTTTCTCTCTTCTGTGATctacatactgtcacaaaaacaagctcaagtttattttaaaattaactttATTTCATAACACATGCTGAGGAACAAACAAACTGATACCTGATGCCAGTCCGTCATGGCTCTCCGTAGACGCCGCTGTCTCTCATGACCCTCTGCCTGCTCGAAATGTCTCTGACTGACAACATATATAGTATGCCAAATATACAGTAATGCAAAGCTATACattatacaaattagccaaatTGATTGATTTTTGCAAACCTGGTTTGTATGGATGTGACGACATGTTTCCATTGTTTCAGAGCCTTGCGTAGCAGAGTGTGCATGTAAAGCGAGTCAGCCGCTTCACGTCTCAATCTCTCTTCTCTGCGCTGTACAGCTCTGTAAGACCACTCGGACCAGGCGTGGGCTATGCACATATGCTCGGCATGCAATATAGCCTATGAGAAACACACAAACTAGTTAATAAGTGATACAATGTATGGTTATCCTGTTGACATCTACACTTTTTGAACATGTGCATcctcattttttttatatatttacagtcaGACAATTAAACAATATcctcatggaacatgatctttacttaatatcctaattatTGGCATAAGGATTTGATCATTTTGCTAttcatgactggttttgtggtccagggtcacatatgaagTTAAGTTTACCGTTCTCTCAGCTAGTCTGTGATCTCTCTGTAGCTCCAGGTTCCTCCACCAGGTGTAAAATGCAGAAGCACAAATTTGTTGCCTACAAAATACATACACATTTTTAGTCTGGTACATGTGGACATTTACATGTATAAGCCAGGAATACTCACTTATTATGTTGTTCGGCTATCTCCTTTCGTTGTCGTTTTTCTATGCGTTGTGCTGTAAACTCCATCCAAGAGTTTACACATTGTGGAAGTGCATGTCTGGCAAAGCAGGCGTCAGCACGTGATTCCAAATCCTATTCAAATTCATACACAAAGAGAAATCATGAATGAGTTCTTGCAAATGATTGGACCGCTAAATGGTTTAAAGACTGTTCAAAAAAACTTTAGGGGATTAGCTAAGATAAATAAAGCAGTATTagatttaaattattaaaatataacattattatatttaaaggaaaacacagtttttcaatattttactatgttcttacctcaacttagaagaattaatacatacctatatttttcAATGCGcacacttcatctttgcacggctcgttgtgaatgtgtttgcATCTAGCCCAGCCCCACTCAttccccaggatccaaacagggctgaacccagaagccaccaaacacctccATGCCTTCCCCGCCTAAAGACCGCTACATGAGCAGTCACACGAGTAagcatggtggcacaaaataaaacgttgtGATTTTCCAATTGGATAAAAAATGAAACTATCtagtatggcggaagagcaccaACCTTGCAGCACCTCGACCTCGGTACGCAGttacatcatcactcctgactactcctcctctcgctcaaacttccgtcaatatcactgcgcccgaggtcgaagtgctgcaaaccaaGTGCTCCTCCGCCAAACAATACAGTTCTCAtctttatccacttaaaaaaatcacgtttcattttgtgccaccatacttgtgtATATACTCACATAATaatctttaaataggaaaaacatggaagtgattggtggcttctaaattctaccctgtttggatcctaaggaatgaatagtagggctgggcgatttgacctaaaatcaaaacctcggttaacctaacatttgacatcggttacgattaataaacgattatttttttgcctcatagttcactgacaaggttggaaagtttagggcacaccttaaatcagcctgcaatgcaattattcacatttttcccaaaataactgcattactgaacaatattaaatagacttaactctatgcagatgttgcatgtcattatgtacaattgatgaaactttcagaatgggaagttatgaaccaaagaatcatacaacccccatgactaattatagacatcagatacatacataataagttgtatccagatagcatattgtaatgagatgagtagggcaaaatacatacttggactgtatcctttacacgtttcttgtattcaatccatttttttcttaactgggcactgatgtctaagccatttattctcatctgtaatgcttttggtgttaatgta
This genomic interval from Misgurnus anguillicaudatus chromosome 8, ASM2758022v2, whole genome shotgun sequence contains the following:
- the sxph gene encoding saxiphilin-like isoform X2; the encoded protein is MKKACAVVILLLCSITCFGKKMRWCTVSEPEHRKCAELAKALAQALTPAVLAAFARLSCVKAYSTVDCINKIRDNKADLVTLDAGELYSAVKQFGLTTIAKEIYKDGGCILAVAVVRNDSSIDMRSLKGSRSCHSGARWTAGWSLPLGHLVSRNLLPWGEDEPLSQAVSSFFNASCVPGAAAMAPSLCSLCKGQRSYIRQKNFHCETSHSEPFYHNQGALRCLQSGAGDVAFVDHTALDSIDDSEKDEFRLLCTDGTHAPLSSFRKCNLGRGPGGGVVTRLNNRKIARKFLGAAEMAFGWKGKYRQRFQLFESATYGGSDLLFKDVTDKLASINDVDISQILGLDYVALLKGLGHEGSSLEDSVVRWCCISHAEQKKCEQWALSIKSDPLVCVKGASMSDCIEKIKRDEVDAVSLDATHAFIAGKCGLVPVVTEYYGDKCDPEGAGGHFESDELPSVYGVAVVRRTSKSVNFGSLGGRRSCHGHLYSPAGWVLPVRHALSTEHNSSDPCDPNKVYAEVFWKGCLPGGQGSLCKVCMGGTEEAATRRCADNHNERYYGNMGALRCLVGDPSGKSIGDVAFMEHHNLETNIKRLKSSGWAVGWATLDFELLCRDGNRAPLTEWKTCNLGAVPPNIVMTRPVLTTRIYDLLMKSQETMAAGPNNGFHLFESEQYGESDLLFKDATKCLVHTSHMDYRTILGEEFYVQAESIFNCTESTILQFCNQDVCSIF
- the sxph gene encoding saxiphilin-like isoform X1 → MKKACAVVILLLCSITCFGKKMRWCTVSEPEHRKCAELAKALAQALTPAVLAAFARLSCVKAYSTVDCINKIRDNKADLVTLDAGELYSAVKQFGLTTIAKEIYKDGGCILAVAVVRNDSSIDMRSLKGSRSCHSGARWTAGWSLPLGHLVSRNLLPWGEDEPLSQAVSSFFNASCVPGAAAMAPSLCSLCKGQRSYIRQKNFHCETSHSEPFYHNQGALRCLQSGAGDVAFVDHTALDSIDDSEKDEFRLLCTDGTHAPLSSFRKCNLGRGPGGGVVTRLNNRKIARKFLGAAEMAFGWKGKYRQRFQLFESATYGGSDLLFKDVTDKLASINDVDISQILGLDYVALLKGLGHEGSSLEDSVVRWCCISHAEQKKCEQWALSIKSDPLVCVKGASMSDCIEKIKRDEVDAVSLDATHAFIAGKCGLVPVVTEYYGDKCDPEGAGGHFESDVELPSVYGVAVVRRTSKSVNFGSLGGRRSCHGHLYSPAGWVLPVRHALSTEHNSSDPCDPNKVYAEVFWKGCLPGGQGSLCKVCMGGTEEAATRRCADNHNERYYGNMGALRCLVGDPSGKSIGDVAFMEHHNLETNIKRLKSSGWAVGWATLDFELLCRDGNRAPLTEWKTCNLGAVPPNIVMTRPVLTTRIYDLLMKSQETMAAGPNNGFHLFESEQYGESDLLFKDATKCLVHTSHMDYRTILGEEFYVQAESIFNCTESTILQFCNQDVCSIF
- the sfi1 gene encoding uncharacterized protein sfi1, producing MDRGLCVLSKTLKMHTAIPKGKKQSSCGVEKTRSRKTPVRKNTYRVGYTWNRGGRLKELRIRHLARKFLHLWIQQTFGRRRITTSQARSHYCKVILKKTFGAWKDEWWQTRKEWTLNIRADCHYMYMHYSKTFQAWQEYVAVKKEEKKKLQLAINFEMKHKLHHVWNGWEMYVGMCRMKHKMQEAAERHKKLAVLKWVWTVWHAALQNRDVEYHQEDLALQHWANNVQSRAWQHWRERMTHACVQKAKESKGYRHYCNQLQKHALHAWIRHIQNRQDKKKRTAVALNAWRVSVLEKYWCVWHKALQSSHAEKDRDQRADKLAQHGSQRQVFSNWKCYVRICSQKAKKEKVAMQHQHLCLLRLGIKGLALNVTQSKAHRLNKNISVQHHRHTLLVRCWKVWHLRLDQAEDRSLQSHICIAQTYHKISVLRVYLHQWRDQLTKHKHMLDLESRADACFARHALPQCVNSWMEFTAQRIEKRQRKEIAEQHNKQQICASAFYTWWRNLELQRDHRLAERTAILHAEHMCIAHAWSEWSYRAVQRREERLRREAADSLYMHTLLRKALKQWKHVVTSIQTSQRHFEQAEGHERQRRLRRAMTDWHQYVDHRREKRKRLAQMEEHYQSRLLQSTLEAWKRYHWQTQLIEQNVEQRYQEHQQNLLRKMFSLWRTNVSHLMAEKKKEIEVQCYYQKRLRSQVFLAWRRRTLTAILHRGQQEEALRQARIHLDKLRIQGFLRQWRERSREAKNERLANERASRHYSRTLGKSVLSTWSINIQHQKNYQVMEKRSSEVYRLRICQRFFICWRTQLQNRRREAELTETALWHWSLNLQGKVFCVWRLWVADRQRKQKRLAEAAQFYRDELLREGVTHILTNTAHMSAFTTNMALHNHEQSCRRIQEVVRRCAIRWKQRALCKPAEVLSKDSNQKKSVSFFLPEDHTPCPIMSQAAEQKQKDSVINQLLSVRAARLQPRRPDDLLQSPVKHLPQHPKINSGQRTSVQQTEFASVSTMNHLFPSPLISIPFTPNPLESPTSALKPTILPLKTGRPGYMATTSQDVLLPPSSFTVMETHSKKTSLRHTDPSLGSGLSPPQGLYERVLEEEEELDVEAESDQTENLTKELLDIRMEMQQYQQDRKQLHAWRQLQKVLSNWLQTTGIEGETEERENILQEINELERRITSLSVKLNKQKPTMIRHAARVHTIQTQLLPSNFNTQT